Part of the Bradyrhizobium sp. AZCC 1721 genome, GGGCATTCATCGACAGGTACATGCCGGGCGTCGATATCGCCGACGGCAATTACCTCTTCGGTTATACGCAGGCCATGCTGCTCGAACAGCTGATCAAGCAGTGCGGCAACGATCTGTCCCGCGAGAACATCATCAGGCAGGCGAAGAGCCTGAAGAATGTGGCGTTGCCGACACTGCTGCCCGGCGTCAGCGTCAATACGAGTGACAAGATCAACATGAACTACACGCAGATGAGGCTTCAGCGCTGGACCGGCACGCGCTGGGACCTTTTCAGCGAAGTACTCGATGCCTCCTCGGAGTGATGAGGGGCGACTAATGGCACGCGACAAAAGAGAACTCGTACCGGCAGGGGTACGGGTATGGAGAGATCAAATGTCGATGAAATGGAAGATTGTGGCGGCTTTGGCTTTGCTTTTGAGCGGCCCGGCATTCGCGGCCGAAGAGCCCGGAATTACAGCGACCGAGATCAAGATCGGCGGCGTTTTTCCCTTTAGCGGACCGGCGTCGTCGATCGGTCTCGTGGGCAGGGGAGTTATGGCCTATATCCAGTCGGTCAACGACCGCGGCGGCATCAACGGTCGCAAGATTAACTACATCGCATATGACGATGCATATAGCCCTCCTAAGGCGGTGGAGCATGTCCGCAAACTCGTTGAGAGCGACGAAGTGTCGTTCATGTTCGGCCAGCTCGGCACTCCCGGTATCTCCGCTACGGCTAAATACCTGAGGTCGAAAGGGGTGCCCAGCATCGCAATTATGAGCGGGTCATCCAAGTTCACGGATATTGCCAACTACCCGCTGACCACGACAGGTCTTGTCAGCTACGACACCGAAGGAAAGATCTACGCCAAATATTTGACGAGGGCATTGCCAAACGCAAAGTATGCCATCCTCTATCAGAACGACGACCTTGGCAAAGACTATGTCAACGCCTTCAGGGCGTTTCTCGGTAAGGATTTCGACCGAAAGGTCGTAACTGCGTCCTATGAGGTTACCGAACCGACGATTGATTCACAGGTGGTCAATCTGAAGAGCTCCGGTGCGGATGCCCTCGTGATCGCCGGCACGCCGAAGTTCGCCGCTCAGGCCATCCGGCAAGCCGCGGTGATCGGCTGGAAGGCGACCGTAATCCTCAATTTTCCATCCAGCTCGGTCGGAGGCACGCTCGCACCGGCCGGTCTCGACAAATCGGTCGGCGTGATCGTCGGCACGACCAACAAGGACATTCTGGATCCGGCATGGAAAGACGACCCGGGTATGCAGGCCTACAGGGCATTCTTTGACAAGTATTTGCCGGGCGCCGACATCACCAATGGCAGCTATCTGACCGGCTATCAGCAAGGCATCGTGCTCGAGCAGATTCTAAAACAATGCGGGAGCGACTTGTCCCGCAAGAATATTCTTGCGCAGGCCAAGAACCTGAAGGACTTCGTCATTCCAACTGCGCTGCCCGGCATCAAGGTCAACACCTCCAGCGCCGAGAACATGATCTGGACGCAGATGCGGTTGCAGCGATGGGCCGGCACGAGCTGGCAAGCCTTCGGGGAAGTACTGGACGCCAGGTCCGAGTGATCTGACCAGCGAAGCCACGAGTGCGGCAGTTCGATGCGAACTGCCCACCGTTCTGGCCCGAAGCTCGGTTGACGGATCACGCACCCAGGCGGTGGACCAGAGGCTATGGCCATCAGGGGGCAAGCGCGTGCAGTGCGCGCGATTGGCTCCACGCGTAATTAAGGAGATCAATCTCGATGTCGACGAAGGCACTGACGTTTGCGCCAAAAGAGGTTTCGATAGCGCGTCGAACCGACGGCACGCTCGTATTGAGCTCGCCTATTCAGTTGGGCGAGTGCGATTGGCGCATCACAGACTTCCTTCCGACCTGGGCAAATTCTGTTCCGGATCGAATTTTTCTCGCGCAGCGCAACGCGAGGGGAGGATGGGACGAGATTACCTATAGCGAGGCCTGGTTGCAGGTTCAGGCGGTCGGCCAAAGCCTGATCGATATGGGTGCAAAGCCGGCTGACAAGCTGGCGGTGCTTTCAGGAAACTCGATCGAGAACGCGGTGATCTCGTTCGCAGCGATGTCAATCGGGGTAATCCTGGCGCCAATATCGCCAAACTACACGCTGATGCCCGGCGGCCTGGCCCGCCTCAAGGACGTTGCGGAAGCGCTGCGTCCGAATTTCGTTTTCGTTCAGAGCGGACGCGACTATTCCGCCGGTCGGTCCATTGCCGAATTGGCAGCCGCGACCTGGATCAGCGTCGATGGCGCGCCGGACACGGTGCCTTTCCAGACTCTGACCGCCCGAAGCTTGAGCGACGGATTCGAGCGTGCATCAAGTGCGGTGTCTTGCGATGCCGTCGCAAAGATTCTCTTCACGTCCGGTTCGACCGGTTTCCCGAAAGGCGTGCTCAACACCCACCGCATGATGGCGAGCTCACTGCAAATGGGCAGCCTGCTGGTGTCTCCTCCGGATACGCCTGTCCAGGTCGAGTGGCTGCCATGGCACCACACAATGGGCAGCAACGTGATCCTTCATAGCATCCTCAAGAATGGCGGAACGCTCTACATCGACGACGGTCGGCCGCTGCCTCAGCTGTTCCACAAGACCATCGCCAACCTCAGGGAAATTTCCCCGACCGCCATGTTCAACGTGCCTGCCGGCTATAACCTGTTGTGTGATGCGATCGAGAACGACCGCGAGCTTGGCGCCAGCGTGTTCAAGCGGATGGATAGAATGAGCTATGCCGGGGCTGCAATTTCGGAAGGCACGCTCGAAAAGCTCTATCGATTGACGTCCTCGATCACCGGTCGGCGCATCCCGGTCATGTCGGGCTATGGCACCACCGAAACGGCCCCGACCATTAGTACGACCCATTGGGCCACCGACCAGCCGGGAGAGATTGGTCTTCCCGCGCCGGGTCTGCAATTGAAGCTGATCCCGGTTTCAGATACTTACGAGGCAAGGGTCAAGGGACCCAACGTTACCCCAGGTTATCTCGGAAGGCCGGATTTGACGGAAAAGGCCTTTGATGAGGAAGGCTTCTATCGCATCGGCGACACTGTTTCGTTTCTGGATCCCGCGAAGCCGGAGCTTGGGCTGCGTTTTACGGGCAGAATTTCCGAAAACTTCAAACTCGCGAACGGCACGTGGGTCTCGATCGGCAATGTACGCGCGGCAATCCTGGCAGCCACGCGCGGCGTATTGCTGGACATTGTCGTTGCCGGGGAAAATCGTGAAGCGTGCGCGCTGCTCTGCTGGTTGAATCCGACCGAGGCAGCGCGGATTTCGAAGAGTCCAGGCTCAGATTTGACCTGCGATGCCGATGTGGTCGAATTTTTGAAGGAACGTTTTTGGGAATATAATGAAACCGTTGGAAGCAGCGAAAGAATCTGTTCGTTCTCTCTGTTGAAGGAGCCGCCGTCAATGGCAGCAGGGGAAATCACCGACAAGGCCTACGTCAATCAACGTGCTGTGCTGAAGCATCGTTCTGAACAGGTCGAGCGCCTCTACTGCAACGAAACAAGTCGAGATGTGATGCGGGTCTAAATGCGAGTTCAGCCGTTCGCGACCTTGCCGCATGTCGTGTCCGCCAGATGGCGCCTGCGGATATTCCCAGGCTGCAAATTGCTAGAGCGAGGCCTACGACGTCATATCCCAGCTGCGCGCGACCTCAAGCAGCTGCTTTGCGGCGCGCTTTTGCCTTCGGGCTCTCTGGCGCCTTTACCGCTGGCGTGCTTCGGGCGCCGGGGCCGGGGTGGGTATGAACCTCCTTAGCCGAAAGCGGCTCGCCGCACTCAGAGCACACCATGACCGGATCGAAGTTCTTGCCGCATTTGCGGTGCTGGTGCAGCAACGGCCGCCCGCGTTCGTCGACCATGTGCGTGTCGCCCCAATGTACAATCGCCATCATGATCGGATAGAGATCGAGTCCCTTCTGGGTAAGGATGTATTCATGCCGCTTGGGCGACTCCTGATAGGGAATGCGGCGCAGGACACCAAGCCGGACCAGTTTCTTCAGCCGCTCCGCGAGCAAATGCCGTGTGATCCCAAGCGCGGACTGAAATCCTTCGAAGCGGCGGGTGCGAAGGAAGCATTCGCGCAGGATAAGAAGGGTCCAGCGGTCACCGATCACGCCGATGGTGCGGGCCATCGAACACGGCTCTTCTTCAAGGGCATCCCATCGCATTTTCCTGCTCTCCAGTCATCCGACGACCCGATTCCGCTCGAATCGTCCAGGGAACCTCAGCTTTACCTACCATTCTAGATAGGTACTCAGCTCCAAACAATCCCCTATTGGCGGTGCGCAAATCAGCAGAAAATCGTATGAGTTTGACAGTTCGTTTTTAGAACTGTAAAGATGGGTGGTAGCCGGAATTCGGCTATTGAACATCACACCTGATCATTCGATGCACGCTCCGGGAGAAGCCGACATGCCCCTGAAGGTAGAATTCCAGTTCGATTTCGGCAGCCCCAACGCATATCTGGCGGAAGTTGCCATTCCGGGAATCGAGCGGCGTACCGGCGTGAAGTTCGAGTATGTCCCGGTTTTGCTCGGCGGCATCTACAAGGCGACCGGCAACATGTCGCCGTTCGACTCGCTTCGCGGCATCAAGAACAAGCCGGAATACCAGGCGCTCGAGACCCAGCGGTTCATCCGGCGCCACAACATCACGAAATTCCGCCAGAATCCGTTCTTTCCGGTCAACACGCTGATGCTGATGCGCGGTGCCGTCGCCGCCCAATTTGAAGGCGTATTCGAGCCCTATTTCCGTGCCGCCTACCATCATATGTGGGAAGAGCCGAAGAAGATGGACGACCTCGAAATCTTCCGGAATGCGTTTGTTTCGTCGGGAATCGATATCGACAGGTTGATCGCCCGCGCACAACAGGATGACGTCAAGAAGAGGCTGATCGATCTGACCAACGACGCGGTCAGCCGGGGAGCATTTGGCTCGCCGACTTTCTTCGTTGGAAAGGAAATGTTCTTCGGCAAGGACCAGCTTCGTGACGTGGAGGAGTCCATTGTCGAACAGACCCGTCAGCCTGTTCCCAAGACGGCGTAGAACCGAGCCTCGAGGTCCGCGAATATCTTAATCCAGGGCCGGGCGATAAGCTAAGTTCGGCTTAGGCCCAGAATAACAAAGTACAGGGGAGTGCCATGCCTGGTCCGCTCAATGGTGTTCGTGTCCTCGACCTGACCGGCGTGGTGTCGGGCCCGTTCGCGACCATGTTTCTGGCGGACCAGGGCGCCGACGTGCTGAAGATCGAGCCGATCGGCGGCGATATTACGCGCCGCAGCCGGGCCACGATCGACAAGGACGGCGAGTTCTCCGCGCTGTTCATCTCTTCCAACCGCGGCAAGCGTTCGCTGTCGATCGACGTCAAGAGCACGGGTGGCCGTGAGGTGCTCACCAGGCTGGTCGCGCAGGCCGATGTGTTGGTGCAGAACTTCCGGCCCGGCACCATGGAGCGCCTCGGTCTAGGCGTGGAAGAATTGCGGCAGCGCCATCCGCGCCTGATCTACGTTTCGATCAGCGGCGTTGGTGATACCGGCCCGTATGTAAAGAAGCGCGTCTATGACCCGATCATTCAGGGCTTGTCGGGCTTCGCCGATATCCAGTCGCAGCCGATAACGAACCGTCCGCAAATGATCCGCACGATCGTATGCGACAAGACCACTGCAGTGTTCACTGCACAGGCGGTGGCGGCAGCGCTCTATGCCCGCGAGAAAACTGGGCAGGGCGATCATATCCAGGTCGCGATGCTGGATGCGATGATTTCCTACCTGTGGCCCGAAGGCATGATGCAGTATACGGTTGTGGGGGCCGAGGCCGCCGCAGCCGATCCCAACGATCGGCCGGATCTCGTGTTCAAAACCAGTGATGGCTACATCACCGCCGGCACGATTTCGGATTCCGAATGGCAGGGTTTCTGCCGGGCATCCGGCGATCCCGAGCTTGCCAACGATCCACGCTTTGCGACGCCATCGGCGCGTTCGGTCAACGCCACCGCGCGCATCAACAAGATGGCTGAGTATATCAGCCAGCATACCACCGCGGAATGGCTGGACCGGCTGGACGCCGCCGACGTGCCTTGTGCGCCGATCCTGCGGCGGAGCGAAATCATCCACAATGAGCAGGTGGTGGCGCGCGGTATCATCGCGGAATTCGATCAGCCGAAAGTCGGCCGAGTGCGGCAGCCGAAGCCCGCGGCTCGCTTCGAAATCAATGAGGCGGTAATTGGTGGACCGGCGCCCCGGGTCGGCGAGCACTCGCGCGAGGTGTTGCGCGAACTGGGTTATGACGACAGCGCCATCGAGAAGATGATCGCCGAACGTGCCGTGCGTGTGGCCGTCTAGGTCAGGCTATCGCGATCGGCGAAGGGTTCTCAGATCTTCGCCGCTGCCGGCGTGATCGGTGCCACCGGGACATTCGCCGCGACCGCTCGCTGATAGGCCTCCCGCTTCTGGATGCGTTCAAGGTAGGGTTGCGCATTGTCGCAAATACCGACGCCGTAAGCGATAGCCCAATCGAGGCACGTCGTAAGCAGGATGTCGGCGCTGGTGAACCGGTCACCCATCAGGAATGTCCGCCCGTCTGCCAGGGCGACCTCCACGTGTCGTAACTGTTGCCGGAAATACTCACCCGCCTGCGCGACGACGTCGGGCGCAATTCCATAGATATGTCCCAACGCATCCGCGCGATGGCGGCGCATGACGTAAAGGCTGGTGGAATCGAGTTCGGCCACGATAAAGAAGCACCATTCGAGCCATGCGGCGAACTCGCGCTGGGTTTCGGGAATCAGCGAACGTTCCGGCGTCGAATAGGTTCGCGACAGATAGGCGACAATCGCGGCGCTTTCACCGATGCAGAAGTCGCCGTCCTGCAGCAAGGGGATTTTCTGGCGGGGATTGAGCTTGGTGTATTCGGCCGTCTTGGTCTCGCCGGTCCGCGGCCCGATCGGCCTGACTCTGTAGGACAAGCCAAGCTCGTGCATGGCCCAGTGTGGACGGATGGTGCGGCTTGTCCCAACGCCCCACAGGGTTAGATCGGGTGTTGCGTTCATCACCATTTCTCCACGGACGGACGAAGATCGAGTTCGTGGGTCCAGCCGTCTCGGCTTTGCTGATGGGCGAACCAATAGGCCTCGGCGATGGAAGAGGTCTTCGTCAGGCTGTCCTGGGGAATCTCGCTTGCCTCGATTCCCTTCGCCGCTTTCATCCGCTGATGAATGGCTTCGCTATCCACGCCGGCGTCAATGATGAGATGGACCACGTGAATGTTCTTCGGTCCCAGCTCGCGCGCCATGGCTTGGGCGACCGCGCGAAGTCCGAACTTCGCCGATGAAAATGCCGCAAAGCCCTGGCCGCCACGGACACTGGCGGTCGCACCGGTAAAGAAGATGGTGCCGCGCCCACGTGGCAGCATGACGCGCGCGGCCTCGCGTCCGACCAGGAATCCGGCATAGCAGGCCAGTTCCCAGGCCTTGAAGAACAGCTTTTCCGTGGTCTCCGCGAGGGGCTTGTTGACATTCGATCCGGCATTGAAAAGGCAGACCTCGATCGGCCCGATATTGGTCTCGACGTCGGAAAAAAGCTTTTGAACTTCGGCTTCCTGACGAGCATCGACGCTGAAAGCGTGGATACGGTGACCCGCAGCGCTGAGTTCATCCACCAGTCCCTGGGATTTGGCTGCGTCACGCCGGCAGATACAAACCGTATAGCCGCCCTTGGCAAAACGTCGCGCGACGGCCGCACCGATCGCGTCGCCCGCGCCCACCAGTATTGCTACGCCGCGACTTTCCGCCATTCTCGCTTCCCCGTAAGTTCTTATTTGGGACTGATAGCTAACGCCAATCGGCTGAATTGTAAACGAACTTTCTGAACATCTTCAAAAATGGCAGCAACACTGCCTCTTCGCCGATTCGCACGGATCCGCGAAATAGCAATTGACGAGTTCTAAAAAAGAACGTTAAATCTGGATTGAGCTCGTGCGGCAAAAGGCGACGTTCGTTGTTCGGGGAGGTTGGTGGTGGCGGGTCCGTCAGGGGCGATCGATATCGATGAGATTGCTGCAGGGCTGCCTCGCCGCATCCACGAAGTCACGGCTGACCATGTCGCCGATGCCCCAGGCCGAATCGCCTTGATCGAAGACGGCTCCGCTTGGAGCTATCGTGAGCTGAATAGGCGAGTCACCGAGATTGCCGCCGTTCTTTCCTCGCTCGGGGTGCGAGCGGGCGATCGTATGGTTATTGTCAGCGAAAATTGCATTTCGCTGGCGGCCTTGCTGCTGGCGGCGAGCCGACTCGACGCCTGGGCGATCGTCGCCAGTCCACGATTATCGGCGCGCGAACTAGACCAGATTCGCGATCATAGCGGCGCTCGTCGAATGTTCTTTACGTCGAGCGTCTCGAAAGAAGCTGCTGCCCATGCGTTGCGCCTTGGAGCGGAGAACCGGCAGTTGGGACCTCTGCAGGAGATCGGCGTTGCGCCGCTCGACGAAGGTGCAACCGTCGAACCGGTGGAAGCCGATCCGTCAAAACAAGTCGCGGTTCTGATCTACACCTCGGGAACGACCGGAACGCCGAAGGGGGTGATGCTCTCCCACGATAACCTGCTGATCAGCGCCAAGGCCACCGCGCATTTCCGCAACATGGATCATAATGACAAGATCTATCTGGTGCTACCGATCTCGCATATCGTCGGCATCTCGCTCCTGACCATGACCTTAATGGTCGGCGGCACCGTGCGCTTGGCCAGCCGATACGATCCTGCCACGCTTGCCAAGGCACTGGTCGATGAAGGTATCACGATGCTTGATGGCGGGCCGGCCACCTATCAAGGCCTTCTCGAATACAAGAATGTCCCAGGTCTGAAGCAGGTTGACTGCGGCGTACTGCGTTTGATCGCCGTTTCTGGCTCATCCCTCGATCTCAATCTGAAAACTCGCGTAGAGAAGGAATTTGGTTTGCCTCTGCTGAACGGCTATGGGACCACCGAATGTTCGTTAGGGGTATCTGCCGTGCGCTTCGATGCGCCACGTTCCGATGATGCGGTCGGTGCGCTGCTGCCGGGAGTTGAAGCCCGCGTCAGAACGCTGGATGGTATACCGCTGTCAAAAGGCGAAGTTGGCGAGCTTCACGTGCGCGGACGCAACGTGATGCGCGGCTACTATCGTGCGCCAGACCTGACGGCGAAGGTGATGGATACCGAACGCTGGTTCAACACTGGCGATCTCGCGCGCTTCGAAGGCGATTGCCTCCACATTGTCGGCCGTAGCAAGGAAATGACCGGCGCGATCTCAGCCGAGATTGAGGCGATCCTCAATTCACATAAGGATGTGCAATCCGCCGTCGTTGGCCAAGCCCTCAACGGCAATGGGGAGATTGTCGCATTCGTGCAGCCGTTCCCAGGATCGCGCGTCAAGCCGACCGATCTGATGGATTCCATCAAACCTCGACTCGCCTCCTATATTCGGCCGCCGAAAATCATTGTCGTCGACATCCTACCGGGAAGCTCAACCGGCAAGATCCGCGAACATGAGCTCGCCCGCCGCTTTCGTTGCGACCAAGCTGCCGCCAAGCAGGCGGCGAAACTCCAACGACGAACTCACTTGACCTGACCGGGAGAAGACCTTTGCAAAAGAGAAACGCAACCGTGGCCGTGATCGGCGCCGGGGACTACATCGGCGGCGAGATCGCCAAAAAGTTTGCCTCAGAGGGCTTCACGGTGTTTGCCGGGCGCCGTAACGGGGCCAAACTTGAACCGCTCGTCGGGGAGATCGAGAAGGCCGGCGGCGAAATTCACGCACGCTCGCTCGACGCACGCAAGGAAGAGGAGATCATCTCCTTTCTCGGCGACGCCGACAAGCACGCGCCGCTCGAGGTCTGCATCTTCAACATCGGCGCCAACGTCAACTTTCCGATTCTGGAGACCACCGAGCGCGTGTTCCGCAAGGTATGGGAAATGGCCTGCTATTCTGGCTTCCTCGCCGGCCGCGAAGCAGCGCGACTGATGCTGCCCCGCGGCAAAGGCAATATCTTCTTCACTGGAGCGACGGCGAGTCTCCGTGGTGGATCCGGCTATGCCGCCTTTGCCAGTGCCAAGTTCGGCCTGCGAGCTGTCGCGCAGGCGGCGGCGCGTGAGTTGGGGCCCAAGAACATCCACGTCGCGCATCTCATCATTGATTCCGGCGTCGACACCGAGTGGGTGCGCCAGCGACGGATCGAGGCACTCGGTCCGAACGCGCTAGATAACCCCGATGCTTTGATGCCGCCATCATCAGTCGCGGAATCCTATTGGTTGCTCTATCAGCAGCCCAAGAGCGCCTGGACCTTCGAGCTGGAGATCCGTCCCTTCGGCGAGAAGTGGTAACGGGGCCTCGCACGATGGAGCTCGAACTTTCCAGCGAGGACGCAGCGTTTCGTGACGAGGTGCGCGCTTTCATTGCGGAGAACTATCCGCAGGAAATGCGCGTTCCAAATCCCGAGACCGATTTGACGAAGGAGCAGTCGCTGCTCTGGCACCGGATCCTCTACAAGAAGGGGTGGATTGCTCCGCTCTGGCCCAAGGAGTATGGCGGCCCAGGCTGGTCGATCACGCAGCGCTTCATCTTTGAACAGGAAACCTCACGCGCCGGGACGTTGCCGCCGCTCGCATTCAGCGTCACCATGGTCGGCCCGGTCATCTACACCTTCGGCAACGACGCGCAGAAGAAGAAGTTTCTGCCGCGGATTCTCTCGGGGGAGGATTGGTGGTGCCAGGGTTATTCGGAGCCGGGCTCCGGCTCAGACCTCGCCTCGGTCCGCACTAAGGCGGTACGCGACGGCGACCACTACATCGTCAACGGCCACAAGACATGGACGACGCTGGCCCAGCATGCCGACTGGATCTTCTGCCTGGTGCGGACCGATCCTTCGGCAAAGCCCCAGGCCGGCATCTCCTTTCTGTTGATCGACATGAAATCCCCCGGCGTCACCGTGCGGCCGATCATCACCATCGACGGTTCGCATGAAGTCAACGACGTGTTCCTTGAAGATGTACGAGTGCCGGCCGAGAATCTGATCGGCGAGGAAAACAAGGGCTGGACCTACGCGAAGTTTCTGCTCGGCAACGAGCGTACCAGCATGGCCGGGATCGGCCGGTCCACTCGGTATCTCGGCCGTCTGAAGCAGATCGTGAGAACTGAAGTTGGCGAGGACGATCCGGCGTTCGGGGAGTTCATCAGGGAGATCGCGCGCGTTGAGCTTGATGTGCTGGCGCTGGAGGCAACCGAACTGCGCATCGTCGCGCAGATGTCGCGCGGCATCGACCCGGGACCGGCCGCGTCGTTGTTCAAGATCAGGGGCACCGAGATATTCCAGCGCATCACCGATCTGACGCACCAGGCGATCGGCAATTACGGTCTGGCCATCCGTGAGCACCCGGTAAGCGCTAACCACTTCATGCCGGGACCCGACTATGGGCACACGGCGACTGAGAAGTATCTGAACTCCCGAAAGCTCAGCATTTACGGGGGATCG contains:
- a CDS encoding winged helix-turn-helix transcriptional regulator; amino-acid sequence: MRWDALEEEPCSMARTIGVIGDRWTLLILRECFLRTRRFEGFQSALGITRHLLAERLKKLVRLGVLRRIPYQESPKRHEYILTQKGLDLYPIMMAIVHWGDTHMVDERGRPLLHQHRKCGKNFDPVMVCSECGEPLSAKEVHTHPGPGARSTPAVKAPESPKAKARRKAAA
- a CDS encoding CaiB/BaiF CoA transferase family protein; this translates as MPGPLNGVRVLDLTGVVSGPFATMFLADQGADVLKIEPIGGDITRRSRATIDKDGEFSALFISSNRGKRSLSIDVKSTGGREVLTRLVAQADVLVQNFRPGTMERLGLGVEELRQRHPRLIYVSISGVGDTGPYVKKRVYDPIIQGLSGFADIQSQPITNRPQMIRTIVCDKTTAVFTAQAVAAALYAREKTGQGDHIQVAMLDAMISYLWPEGMMQYTVVGAEAAAADPNDRPDLVFKTSDGYITAGTISDSEWQGFCRASGDPELANDPRFATPSARSVNATARINKMAEYISQHTTAEWLDRLDAADVPCAPILRRSEIIHNEQVVARGIIAEFDQPKVGRVRQPKPAARFEINEAVIGGPAPRVGEHSREVLRELGYDDSAIEKMIAERAVRVAV
- a CDS encoding AMP-binding protein; its protein translation is MSTKALTFAPKEVSIARRTDGTLVLSSPIQLGECDWRITDFLPTWANSVPDRIFLAQRNARGGWDEITYSEAWLQVQAVGQSLIDMGAKPADKLAVLSGNSIENAVISFAAMSIGVILAPISPNYTLMPGGLARLKDVAEALRPNFVFVQSGRDYSAGRSIAELAAATWISVDGAPDTVPFQTLTARSLSDGFERASSAVSCDAVAKILFTSGSTGFPKGVLNTHRMMASSLQMGSLLVSPPDTPVQVEWLPWHHTMGSNVILHSILKNGGTLYIDDGRPLPQLFHKTIANLREISPTAMFNVPAGYNLLCDAIENDRELGASVFKRMDRMSYAGAAISEGTLEKLYRLTSSITGRRIPVMSGYGTTETAPTISTTHWATDQPGEIGLPAPGLQLKLIPVSDTYEARVKGPNVTPGYLGRPDLTEKAFDEEGFYRIGDTVSFLDPAKPELGLRFTGRISENFKLANGTWVSIGNVRAAILAATRGVLLDIVVAGENREACALLCWLNPTEAARISKSPGSDLTCDADVVEFLKERFWEYNETVGSSERICSFSLLKEPPSMAAGEITDKAYVNQRAVLKHRSEQVERLYCNETSRDVMRV
- a CDS encoding SDR family oxidoreductase, with protein sequence MQKRNATVAVIGAGDYIGGEIAKKFASEGFTVFAGRRNGAKLEPLVGEIEKAGGEIHARSLDARKEEEIISFLGDADKHAPLEVCIFNIGANVNFPILETTERVFRKVWEMACYSGFLAGREAARLMLPRGKGNIFFTGATASLRGGSGYAAFASAKFGLRAVAQAAARELGPKNIHVAHLIIDSGVDTEWVRQRRIEALGPNALDNPDALMPPSSVAESYWLLYQQPKSAWTFELEIRPFGEKW
- a CDS encoding glutathione S-transferase family protein, giving the protein MNATPDLTLWGVGTSRTIRPHWAMHELGLSYRVRPIGPRTGETKTAEYTKLNPRQKIPLLQDGDFCIGESAAIVAYLSRTYSTPERSLIPETQREFAAWLEWCFFIVAELDSTSLYVMRRHRADALGHIYGIAPDVVAQAGEYFRQQLRHVEVALADGRTFLMGDRFTSADILLTTCLDWAIAYGVGICDNAQPYLERIQKREAYQRAVAANVPVAPITPAAAKI
- a CDS encoding SDR family NAD(P)-dependent oxidoreductase; translated protein: MAESRGVAILVGAGDAIGAAVARRFAKGGYTVCICRRDAAKSQGLVDELSAAGHRIHAFSVDARQEAEVQKLFSDVETNIGPIEVCLFNAGSNVNKPLAETTEKLFFKAWELACYAGFLVGREAARVMLPRGRGTIFFTGATASVRGGQGFAAFSSAKFGLRAVAQAMARELGPKNIHVVHLIIDAGVDSEAIHQRMKAAKGIEASEIPQDSLTKTSSIAEAYWFAHQQSRDGWTHELDLRPSVEKW
- a CDS encoding 2-hydroxychromene-2-carboxylate isomerase; this encodes MPLKVEFQFDFGSPNAYLAEVAIPGIERRTGVKFEYVPVLLGGIYKATGNMSPFDSLRGIKNKPEYQALETQRFIRRHNITKFRQNPFFPVNTLMLMRGAVAAQFEGVFEPYFRAAYHHMWEEPKKMDDLEIFRNAFVSSGIDIDRLIARAQQDDVKKRLIDLTNDAVSRGAFGSPTFFVGKEMFFGKDQLRDVEESIVEQTRQPVPKTA
- a CDS encoding acyl-CoA dehydrogenase family protein, encoding MELELSSEDAAFRDEVRAFIAENYPQEMRVPNPETDLTKEQSLLWHRILYKKGWIAPLWPKEYGGPGWSITQRFIFEQETSRAGTLPPLAFSVTMVGPVIYTFGNDAQKKKFLPRILSGEDWWCQGYSEPGSGSDLASVRTKAVRDGDHYIVNGHKTWTTLAQHADWIFCLVRTDPSAKPQAGISFLLIDMKSPGVTVRPIITIDGSHEVNDVFLEDVRVPAENLIGEENKGWTYAKFLLGNERTSMAGIGRSTRYLGRLKQIVRTEVGEDDPAFGEFIREIARVELDVLALEATELRIVAQMSRGIDPGPAASLFKIRGTEIFQRITDLTHQAIGNYGLAIREHPVSANHFMPGPDYGHTATEKYLNSRKLSIYGGSNEIQRNIIAKAVLGL
- a CDS encoding class I adenylate-forming enzyme family protein, with product MAGPSGAIDIDEIAAGLPRRIHEVTADHVADAPGRIALIEDGSAWSYRELNRRVTEIAAVLSSLGVRAGDRMVIVSENCISLAALLLAASRLDAWAIVASPRLSARELDQIRDHSGARRMFFTSSVSKEAAAHALRLGAENRQLGPLQEIGVAPLDEGATVEPVEADPSKQVAVLIYTSGTTGTPKGVMLSHDNLLISAKATAHFRNMDHNDKIYLVLPISHIVGISLLTMTLMVGGTVRLASRYDPATLAKALVDEGITMLDGGPATYQGLLEYKNVPGLKQVDCGVLRLIAVSGSSLDLNLKTRVEKEFGLPLLNGYGTTECSLGVSAVRFDAPRSDDAVGALLPGVEARVRTLDGIPLSKGEVGELHVRGRNVMRGYYRAPDLTAKVMDTERWFNTGDLARFEGDCLHIVGRSKEMTGAISAEIEAILNSHKDVQSAVVGQALNGNGEIVAFVQPFPGSRVKPTDLMDSIKPRLASYIRPPKIIVVDILPGSSTGKIREHELARRFRCDQAAAKQAAKLQRRTHLT
- a CDS encoding ABC transporter substrate-binding protein, with the protein product MSMKWKIVAALALLLSGPAFAAEEPGITATEIKIGGVFPFSGPASSIGLVGRGVMAYIQSVNDRGGINGRKINYIAYDDAYSPPKAVEHVRKLVESDEVSFMFGQLGTPGISATAKYLRSKGVPSIAIMSGSSKFTDIANYPLTTTGLVSYDTEGKIYAKYLTRALPNAKYAILYQNDDLGKDYVNAFRAFLGKDFDRKVVTASYEVTEPTIDSQVVNLKSSGADALVIAGTPKFAAQAIRQAAVIGWKATVILNFPSSSVGGTLAPAGLDKSVGVIVGTTNKDILDPAWKDDPGMQAYRAFFDKYLPGADITNGSYLTGYQQGIVLEQILKQCGSDLSRKNILAQAKNLKDFVIPTALPGIKVNTSSAENMIWTQMRLQRWAGTSWQAFGEVLDARSE